Genomic window (bacterium):
AGAGCGGGATCGAACCGCCGGCCTGTACGTTGCGAACGTACCGCTCTCCCAACTGAGCTACTGCCCCGGACCCAACATACTATTCAGCTCTTTCTGAATTGCGTCTGAATCCTTCCGGTTTCATCCTCGAACTGAAATTGCGGAGAGGGCGGGATTCGAACCCGCGGTAGCATTCACTACACACGCTTTCCAAGCGTGCACCTTAAACCGCTCGGTCACCTCTCCAGAGAACACTTACTTTCTTGTCTTTTTCAGTTCAGGATTTTCTCCCCATTGATATGTAATGGAAAAAATTCTGCTTATATTATATATTCAAAACTAATTCTGATTCTTAACTTTTCAATTCTATTGGCGGAGAGGGTGGGATTCGAACCCACGGTTCCTAAATACGGAACAACGGTTTTCGAGACCGCCCGATTCAACCGCTCTCGCACCTCTCCCCTTATTTATTCCGTTTTCCCTCTGGAATTCCGGATTTCCTTAAAAAAAGAACTCAACAGGTTCGAAGACTCCTCAGCCAGAATACCTGAAATAAGATCAACACTGTGATTAAGCCTGTGATCCTGAACAATATTGCGTAAAGAGGAGCAGGCTCCTGCTTTTGGATCCAAAGCACCGAACACAAGCTCTTTAATCCTTGCCAGCACAATAGCTCCTGCACACATAGCACACGGCTCCAGCGTTACATATATTGTACAGTTTTCAAGGCGCCACGATTGGAGAGTATTAGCAGCGGCAGAGATGGCAACCATTTCGGCATGAGCTGTCGGATCCTGCAGGGTTTCTGTCTGATTGAATCCCTTCCCTATAATCCGGCCATCTTTTACTACCACCGCACCAACCGGAACTTCCTCTGCATCACATGCTTTTTCAGCTTCCAAAAGGGCACGACGCATCCAATATTGGTGCCTGTCAATTCCGCTGGGTGTAGGATTCCACATAATTTGTACGCCCGGAGGGAGTCGAACCCACAACCTCCTGATCCGTAGTCAGGTGCTCTATCCAATTGAGCTACGGGCGCTCCTAAGAACAAAACCCTTAATAAAAAAATAGTAGCGCGTATGGGAGTCGAACCCATGTTACCGGCGTGAGAGGCCGGCGTCCTAAACCACTAGACGAACGCGCCATTTCC
Coding sequences:
- the tadA gene encoding tRNA adenosine(34) deaminase TadA, whose amino-acid sequence is MRRALLEAEKACDAEEVPVGAVVVKDGRIIGKGFNQTETLQDPTAHAEMVAISAAANTLQSWRLENCTIYVTLEPCAMCAGAIVLARIKELVFGALDPKAGACSSLRNIVQDHRLNHSVDLISGILAEESSNLLSSFFKEIRNSRGKTE